In Phaeobacter porticola, one DNA window encodes the following:
- the glcF gene encoding glycolate oxidase subunit GlcF yields MQTTFTKDQLRDPGTQRANEILRSCVHCGFCTATCPTYQVLGDELDSPRGRIYLIKDMLENERVPDEKTVKHIDRCLSCLACMTTCPSGVHYMHLVDHARAYIDKHYQRPLGDRALRWLLARILPYPGRFRLALIGAKLAQPFKRLIPDARLRAMLDMVPKTIPPVSRNDDPQSFAASQPRRKRVALMTGCAQKALNTDINDATIRLLTRLGCEVVVAKGAGCCGALTHHMGREDESHASAANNIRAWTAEMDGRGLDAIVINTSGCGTTVKDYGHMFRNDPLAAEAARVSGVAMDVSELLMQLDLPAGEARGLTVAYHAACSLQHGQQIKTHPKTLLKRVGFAVVEPADSHLCCGSAGTYNLLQPEISTELKARKIKTLEAKQPDVIAAGNIGCMMQIGSGTELPITHTVELLDWATGGPKPRALDAGNTTSSARAGEVPILR; encoded by the coding sequence ATGCAGACGACATTCACCAAAGATCAGCTGCGCGATCCCGGTACACAGCGCGCCAATGAAATCCTGCGCTCTTGCGTCCATTGCGGGTTTTGCACCGCCACATGCCCGACCTATCAGGTTCTGGGCGATGAGCTGGACAGCCCGCGCGGCCGGATCTATCTCATCAAGGATATGCTAGAAAACGAGCGTGTCCCTGACGAGAAGACAGTGAAACACATTGATCGGTGTTTAAGTTGCCTTGCCTGTATGACCACTTGCCCATCGGGGGTGCACTACATGCATCTGGTCGATCATGCGCGGGCCTATATCGACAAACACTATCAGCGCCCCCTCGGGGATCGTGCCTTGCGTTGGTTATTGGCGCGGATCCTGCCCTATCCGGGTCGGTTTAGGCTGGCTTTGATCGGTGCTAAACTGGCACAGCCCTTTAAACGATTGATACCGGATGCGCGCTTGCGGGCGATGTTGGATATGGTTCCGAAAACCATCCCGCCCGTCAGCCGGAATGATGACCCGCAGAGTTTTGCAGCCAGTCAACCGCGCAGGAAACGCGTGGCGCTGATGACGGGCTGCGCGCAAAAGGCGCTAAATACCGATATCAATGATGCCACCATCCGCCTGCTCACCCGGCTCGGCTGCGAAGTGGTTGTGGCGAAGGGGGCCGGTTGCTGTGGCGCGCTGACCCACCATATGGGGCGTGAGGACGAAAGCCATGCCAGCGCTGCCAACAACATCCGTGCCTGGACGGCTGAGATGGATGGGCGGGGGCTGGATGCGATTGTCATCAACACCTCTGGGTGCGGCACAACGGTCAAGGACTACGGCCATATGTTCCGCAATGATCCGCTGGCCGCAGAGGCTGCCCGTGTTTCAGGTGTGGCGATGGATGTTTCAGAGTTACTGATGCAACTGGATCTGCCCGCAGGTGAGGCGCGTGGGTTAACTGTTGCCTATCACGCGGCCTGTTCGCTGCAACATGGCCAACAAATCAAGACACATCCAAAAACCTTGCTGAAACGGGTTGGTTTCGCCGTGGTGGAACCGGCGGACAGCCATCTCTGCTGTGGGTCGGCGGGCACCTACAATCTGTTACAGCCGGAAATCTCGACTGAGCTGAAGGCGCGCAAGATCAAGACGCTGGAGGCCAAACAGCCAGATGTCATCGCGGCTGGCAACATTGGCTGCATGATGCAGATCGGCTCCGGCACTGAGCTTCCGATTACGCACACGGTCGAACTGTTGGACTGGGCCACTGGTGGCCCCAAGCCACGCGCGCTGGATGCAGGCAATACAACAAGCAGTGCACGCGCGGGCGAAGTCCCGATACTACGGTGA
- a CDS encoding trypsin-like serine peptidase encodes MTAGKRIGQLLPSLAVALSGVALMNVALASGAMAEDSGLQRLETTEAGRDWQAVGRLDVNGEGFCTGALIAPDLVLTAAHCLFDRDSRARIAPQTIEFLAGWRNGRASAYRSVRQAVIHPGYIYDGEISTDRVRNDIALLQLQRPIRNTTVTPFETDERPQKGARIGVVSYAHDRSEAPSLQDVCAVMSRQEGVLVMSCDVDYGSSGAPVFSFDGERPKIVSVVSAKAEVSGKQVALGSALAEELALLQSQLTGRRIGGQMPPGVGRVIVGERRQSTGAKFIKR; translated from the coding sequence ATGACTGCAGGAAAACGGATTGGGCAGCTGTTGCCGTCACTGGCAGTTGCCTTGTCCGGTGTGGCCTTGATGAATGTGGCCTTGGCCAGTGGCGCCATGGCTGAAGACAGTGGTTTGCAACGGCTGGAGACCACGGAAGCGGGCCGTGACTGGCAGGCGGTTGGGCGGTTGGATGTCAATGGCGAGGGGTTTTGCACCGGCGCGCTGATCGCGCCAGATCTGGTGCTGACCGCAGCGCATTGCCTGTTTGATCGCGACAGCCGGGCGAGAATTGCGCCTCAGACAATCGAATTCTTGGCCGGCTGGCGCAATGGGCGCGCATCAGCCTATCGCAGCGTCCGTCAGGCTGTTATTCATCCCGGGTATATCTATGACGGTGAGATCTCGACCGACCGCGTCCGAAATGATATCGCGCTTTTGCAGCTGCAACGGCCCATTCGCAATACCACCGTGACCCCGTTTGAAACTGATGAGCGCCCCCAAAAAGGCGCGCGGATCGGGGTTGTCTCTTATGCTCATGACCGATCCGAAGCGCCATCGTTACAAGATGTCTGTGCCGTAATGTCCCGCCAGGAGGGTGTGTTGGTGATGTCTTGTGATGTGGACTACGGCTCCTCCGGGGCGCCAGTGTTTTCCTTTGACGGTGAACGCCCTAAAATTGTGTCGGTGGTGTCGGCCAAGGCTGAGGTTTCCGGCAAGCAGGTCGCACTGGGGTCCGCATTGGCAGAGGAGCTGGCGTTGTTGCAGTCACAGCTGACGGGCCGCCGGATTGGCGGGCAGATGCCTCCTGGGGTGGGACGGGTCATCGTTGGCGAAAGACGCCAGAGCACGGGCGCGAAATTCATCAAACGCTGA
- a CDS encoding Hsp20 family protein, whose amino-acid sequence MRSFDFAPLHRASIGFDQIADLMDRALTSDGAQPSYPPYNIEKTAADAYRISIAVAGFSDADLGVEVKENALVVSAKKSDDDSERTYLHRGIATRAFERRFTLADHVRVTGASHSDGMLHINLQREVPEALKPRRIEIASGRTPELDAKTVN is encoded by the coding sequence ATGCGTAGTTTTGATTTTGCCCCGCTGCACCGCGCCTCCATTGGCTTTGATCAGATTGCCGACCTGATGGATCGCGCACTTACTTCTGATGGCGCGCAGCCGAGCTACCCCCCTTACAATATCGAGAAAACCGCCGCAGATGCCTATCGCATCTCAATCGCCGTTGCCGGCTTCTCTGACGCTGATCTGGGTGTCGAGGTAAAGGAAAACGCCTTAGTGGTCTCGGCCAAGAAATCCGACGATGACAGCGAGCGCACATATCTGCATCGCGGCATCGCCACCCGCGCATTTGAGCGTCGGTTTACCCTAGCTGATCATGTGCGTGTCACGGGTGCCAGCCATTCAGACGGTATGCTGCATATCAATCTACAGCGTGAAGTGCCCGAAGCACTGAAACCGCGGCGGATCGAGATTGCCTCTGGCAGGACGCCAGAGCTGGACGCTAAGACAGTCAACTGA